The following are encoded in a window of Solibacillus sp. FSL R7-0668 genomic DNA:
- a CDS encoding YunC family protein gives MVFTETIDLQGNLFTAVTVQLPKTTLLTISNERGYIMCGALDVGLLNEKLADRKIIAGRAVGVRTIDDLLKAPLESITYEAKACGIEEGMTGEEALLKLI, from the coding sequence ATCGTATTTACGGAAACAATTGATCTTCAAGGCAATTTATTTACAGCTGTTACCGTTCAGTTACCTAAAACAACATTGCTCACAATTTCGAATGAACGTGGCTACATTATGTGTGGTGCACTGGATGTGGGCTTGTTAAATGAAAAATTAGCCGATCGCAAAATCATTGCTGGTCGCGCGGTTGGGGTACGAACAATCGACGACTTATTAAAAGCGCCATTAGAATCCATCACATACGAAGCAAAAGCGTGTGGCATCGAAGAAGGGATGACTGGCGAAGAAGCGTTATTAAAATTGATTTAA